One window of the Perca flavescens isolate YP-PL-M2 chromosome 16, PFLA_1.0, whole genome shotgun sequence genome contains the following:
- the add1 gene encoding alpha-adducin isoform X4, giving the protein MNGNSGAGVVTAPPPTTAPHKERYFDRVDESSPEYQRERNMAPDLRQDFNMMEQRKRVSMILQSPAFCDELETMIQDQLKKGKTPTSLLALQQIADFMTTSMPSMYPAAPQGGMAALNMSLGMVTPVNDLRGSDSISYDKDEKLLRCKLAAFYRLADLFGWSELIYNHITVRVNSDQERFLIIPFGLLYSEVTASSLVKINLQGEIVDRGSTNLGVNQAGFTLHSAIYAARPDVKCIVHIHTSAGGAVSAMKCGLLPISPEALSLGEVAYHDYQGILVDEEESTLIQRNLGPNSKVLILRNHGLVSVGETVEEAFYYIHNLVTACEIQVRTLASAGGPDNLVLLDPTKYKSRPRVPEPAVDGPSTHPKWLVGEQEFEALMRMLDNLGYRTGYPYRCPALRDKAKKHSEVEIAPSTHGGYSYGEDSDSGARSPMKQSFQRGQRDKTRWLNAGGRPDEPCEDGPDGSSPKSKPKVWTNITHDHVKPLLQSLSSGVCVPSCITNCLWTKEDGLRQSAAANQFIPMNTNPKEVLEMRNKIREQNLQDITTAGPQSQVLCASTMVERSFTQGELVTASKAIIEKEYQPKVIVSKQGPNPFTKLTDQELEEYRKEVEQKQKGPEVQGRDDSREGSASSVPYPEPETLPRGRSSVSTPLQSATVSPSLEIAPAPSATPASSSIVLSSGAEPAQGGTDSADDVFSTAEEVFSAPDSPHKEFHCAVVRALSKEPSAVQAAKAEQAPDQEQLEEPEEAEPKSQKPTATPPSTPIRAEEDESFTRVPARTNL; this is encoded by the exons ATGAACGGCAACTCAGGTGCCGGCGTGGTGACggccccccctcccaccacaGCCCCACACAAGGAGCGGTACTTCGACCGGGTGGATGAGAGCAGCCCGGAGTACCAGAGGGAGAGAAACATGGCACCCGACCTGCGGCAGGACTTCAACATGATGGAGCAGAGGAAGAGGGTCTCCATGATACTACAGAGTCCG GCATTCTGCGATGAGCTGGAGACAATGATCCAGGATCAGCTGAAGAAGGGGAAGACACCCACTAGCCTGTTGGCTCTGCAGCAGATCGCAGACTTCATGACCACCAGCATGCCTTCCATGTATCCCGCTGCACCTCAGGGAGGCATGGCGGCACTCAACATGA GTTTGGGTATGGTGACTCCAGTGAATGATCTGCGTGGCTCAGACTCTATTTCCTATGACAAGGACGAGAAGTTGCTCCGCTGCAAGCTGGCTGCCTTTTATCGGCTCGCTGACTTGTTCGGCTGGTCCGAGCTCATCTACAACCACATCACA GTCAGGGTGAACTCAGACCAGGAGCGCTTCCTAATTATCCCCTTTGGGCTCCTGTACAGTGAAGTCACCGCTTCCAGTCTG GTGAAGATAAACCTTCAAGGTGAGATAGTTGACCGGGGAAGCACCAATCTCGGGGTCAACCAGGCCGGCTTCACTCTCCACTCTGCCATCTACGCTGCACGGCCCGATGTCAAGTGTATcgtacatatacatacatccGCTGGTGGTGCG GTGTCCGCCATGAAATGCGGCCTGTTGCCCATCTCACCTGAGGCACTGTCCCTGGGTGAGGTGGCCTATCATGACTACCAAGGCATACTGGTCGATGAGGAAGAAAGTACCCTCATACAGAGGAACCTTGGGCCTAACAGCAAG GTGCTCATTCTGAGGAACCATGGCTTGGTGTCTGTAGGCGAAACAGTGGAGGAAGCTTTCTATTACATCCACAATCTGGTCACTGCCTGTGAGATCCAG GTGCGAACACTGGCCAGCGCTGGAGGGCCCGATAATCTGGTGTTGTTGGATCCAACGAAATACAAGTCCCGCCCACGGGTCCCGGAGCCAGCCGTCGATGGGCCTTCTACACACCCCAAGTGGCTAGTTGGGGAGCAGGAGTTTGAGGCTCTCATGAGAATGCTCGACAACTTG GGCTACAGGACGGGCTACCCTTACCGCTGCCCAGCATTGCGAGACAAAGCTAAAAAGCACAGTGAAGTGGAGATCGCTCCCTCCACCCACGGTGGTTACTCATACGGGGAGGACAGTGACTCAGGTGCTCGCTCCCCAATGAAACAGAGCTTCCAGCGCGGCCAGCGTGACAAGACCCGCTGGCTCAATGCCGGCGGCCGGCCTGACGAGCCCTGCGAGGATGGGCCCGACGGCAGCAGCCCCAAGTCGAAGCCTAAGGTGTGGACGAACATAACACACGATCACGTCAAACCCTTGCTGCAGTCTCTCTCGTCTGGTGTCTGCGTGCCAAGCTGTATAACCAACTGCTTG TGGACAAAGGAAGACGGACTCCGCCAGTCTGCCGCGGCCAATCAGTTCATCCCAATGAACACCAACCCAAAGGAAGTCCTGGAAATGAGGAATAAG ATCCGGGAGCAGAACCTGCAGGACATAACCACAGCAGGGCCCCAGTCTCAGGTTCTGTGTGCCAGCACCATGGTGGAACGCTCCTTCACCCAG GGGGAGCTAGTGACCGCATCCAAAGCCATCATCGAGAAGGAGTACCAACCCAAGGTTATCGTCAGCAAGCAGGGTCCCAACCCCTTCACCAAACTCACCGACCAGGAGCTGGAGGAGTACCGCAAGGAGGTGGAGCAGAAACAGAAAGGGCCTGAAG TGCAGGGACGAGACGATAGTAGGGAGGGATCAGCCTCCAGCGTACCCTATCCTGAGCCTGAAACGCTACCGAGGGGTCGATCCTCCGTCTCCACACCTCTGCAGTCTGCCACTGTGTCACCCAGCTTAGAGATAGCCCCAGCTCCGAGTGCCACACCGGCCTCTTCCTCCATCGTCCTCTCCAGTGGGGCTGAGCCAGCTCAGGGCGGCACAGACTCTGCAGACGACGTTTTTTCGACCGCAGAAGAGGTTTTTTCAGCTCCAGATTCCCCACACAAGGAGTTCCACTGCGCCGTGGTGCGAGCCCTCAGCAAGGAGCCGTCAGCAGTACAGGCAGCTAAGGCAGAGCAGGCTCCAG ACCAGGAGCAGCTTGAAGAGCCTGAGGAGGCAGAGCCCAAAAGCCAGAAACCCACCGCCACTCCACCCAGCACCCCCATCAGAGCAGAGGAAG ACGAGTCCTTTACCAG
- the add1 gene encoding alpha-adducin isoform X3: MNGNSGAGVVTAPPPTTAPHKERYFDRVDESSPEYQRERNMAPDLRQDFNMMEQRKRVSMILQSPAFCDELETMIQDQLKKGKTPTSLLALQQIADFMTTSMPSMYPAAPQGGMAALNMSLGMVTPVNDLRGSDSISYDKDEKLLRCKLAAFYRLADLFGWSELIYNHITVRVNSDQERFLIIPFGLLYSEVTASSLVKINLQGEIVDRGSTNLGVNQAGFTLHSAIYAARPDVKCIVHIHTSAGGAVSAMKCGLLPISPEALSLGEVAYHDYQGILVDEEESTLIQRNLGPNSKVLILRNHGLVSVGETVEEAFYYIHNLVTACEIQVRTLASAGGPDNLVLLDPTKYKSRPRVPEPAVDGPSTHPKWLVGEQEFEALMRMLDNLGYRTGYPYRCPALRDKAKKHSEVEIAPSTHGGYSYGEDSDSGARSPMKQSFQRGQRDKTRWLNAGGRPDEPCEDGPDGSSPKSKPKVWTNITHDHVKPLLQSLSSGVCVPSCITNCLWTKEDGLRQSAAANQFIPMNTNPKEVLEMRNKIREQNLQDITTAGPQSQVLCASTMVERSFTQGELVTASKAIIEKEYQPKVIVSKQGPNPFTKLTDQELEEYRKEVEQKQKGPEVQGRDDSREGSASSVPYPEPETLPRGRSSVSTPLQSATVSPSLEIAPAPSATPASSSIVLSSGAEPAQGGTDSADDVFSTAEEVFSAPDSPHKEFHCAVVRALSKEPSAVQAAKAEQAPDQEQLEEPEEAEPKSQKPTATPPSTPIRAEEDESFTRVQMSQGTALIKISLFK, encoded by the exons ATGAACGGCAACTCAGGTGCCGGCGTGGTGACggccccccctcccaccacaGCCCCACACAAGGAGCGGTACTTCGACCGGGTGGATGAGAGCAGCCCGGAGTACCAGAGGGAGAGAAACATGGCACCCGACCTGCGGCAGGACTTCAACATGATGGAGCAGAGGAAGAGGGTCTCCATGATACTACAGAGTCCG GCATTCTGCGATGAGCTGGAGACAATGATCCAGGATCAGCTGAAGAAGGGGAAGACACCCACTAGCCTGTTGGCTCTGCAGCAGATCGCAGACTTCATGACCACCAGCATGCCTTCCATGTATCCCGCTGCACCTCAGGGAGGCATGGCGGCACTCAACATGA GTTTGGGTATGGTGACTCCAGTGAATGATCTGCGTGGCTCAGACTCTATTTCCTATGACAAGGACGAGAAGTTGCTCCGCTGCAAGCTGGCTGCCTTTTATCGGCTCGCTGACTTGTTCGGCTGGTCCGAGCTCATCTACAACCACATCACA GTCAGGGTGAACTCAGACCAGGAGCGCTTCCTAATTATCCCCTTTGGGCTCCTGTACAGTGAAGTCACCGCTTCCAGTCTG GTGAAGATAAACCTTCAAGGTGAGATAGTTGACCGGGGAAGCACCAATCTCGGGGTCAACCAGGCCGGCTTCACTCTCCACTCTGCCATCTACGCTGCACGGCCCGATGTCAAGTGTATcgtacatatacatacatccGCTGGTGGTGCG GTGTCCGCCATGAAATGCGGCCTGTTGCCCATCTCACCTGAGGCACTGTCCCTGGGTGAGGTGGCCTATCATGACTACCAAGGCATACTGGTCGATGAGGAAGAAAGTACCCTCATACAGAGGAACCTTGGGCCTAACAGCAAG GTGCTCATTCTGAGGAACCATGGCTTGGTGTCTGTAGGCGAAACAGTGGAGGAAGCTTTCTATTACATCCACAATCTGGTCACTGCCTGTGAGATCCAG GTGCGAACACTGGCCAGCGCTGGAGGGCCCGATAATCTGGTGTTGTTGGATCCAACGAAATACAAGTCCCGCCCACGGGTCCCGGAGCCAGCCGTCGATGGGCCTTCTACACACCCCAAGTGGCTAGTTGGGGAGCAGGAGTTTGAGGCTCTCATGAGAATGCTCGACAACTTG GGCTACAGGACGGGCTACCCTTACCGCTGCCCAGCATTGCGAGACAAAGCTAAAAAGCACAGTGAAGTGGAGATCGCTCCCTCCACCCACGGTGGTTACTCATACGGGGAGGACAGTGACTCAGGTGCTCGCTCCCCAATGAAACAGAGCTTCCAGCGCGGCCAGCGTGACAAGACCCGCTGGCTCAATGCCGGCGGCCGGCCTGACGAGCCCTGCGAGGATGGGCCCGACGGCAGCAGCCCCAAGTCGAAGCCTAAGGTGTGGACGAACATAACACACGATCACGTCAAACCCTTGCTGCAGTCTCTCTCGTCTGGTGTCTGCGTGCCAAGCTGTATAACCAACTGCTTG TGGACAAAGGAAGACGGACTCCGCCAGTCTGCCGCGGCCAATCAGTTCATCCCAATGAACACCAACCCAAAGGAAGTCCTGGAAATGAGGAATAAG ATCCGGGAGCAGAACCTGCAGGACATAACCACAGCAGGGCCCCAGTCTCAGGTTCTGTGTGCCAGCACCATGGTGGAACGCTCCTTCACCCAG GGGGAGCTAGTGACCGCATCCAAAGCCATCATCGAGAAGGAGTACCAACCCAAGGTTATCGTCAGCAAGCAGGGTCCCAACCCCTTCACCAAACTCACCGACCAGGAGCTGGAGGAGTACCGCAAGGAGGTGGAGCAGAAACAGAAAGGGCCTGAAG TGCAGGGACGAGACGATAGTAGGGAGGGATCAGCCTCCAGCGTACCCTATCCTGAGCCTGAAACGCTACCGAGGGGTCGATCCTCCGTCTCCACACCTCTGCAGTCTGCCACTGTGTCACCCAGCTTAGAGATAGCCCCAGCTCCGAGTGCCACACCGGCCTCTTCCTCCATCGTCCTCTCCAGTGGGGCTGAGCCAGCTCAGGGCGGCACAGACTCTGCAGACGACGTTTTTTCGACCGCAGAAGAGGTTTTTTCAGCTCCAGATTCCCCACACAAGGAGTTCCACTGCGCCGTGGTGCGAGCCCTCAGCAAGGAGCCGTCAGCAGTACAGGCAGCTAAGGCAGAGCAGGCTCCAG ACCAGGAGCAGCTTGAAGAGCCTGAGGAGGCAGAGCCCAAAAGCCAGAAACCCACCGCCACTCCACCCAGCACCCCCATCAGAGCAGAGGAAG ACGAGTCCTTTACCAG
- the add1 gene encoding alpha-adducin isoform X8 codes for MNGNSGAGVVTAPPPTTAPHKERYFDRVDESSPEYQRERNMAPDLRQDFNMMEQRKRVSMILQSPAFCDELETMIQDQLKKGKTPTSLLALQQIADFMTTSMPSMYPAAPQGGMAALNMSLGMVTPVNDLRGSDSISYDKDEKLLRCKLAAFYRLADLFGWSELIYNHITVRVNSDQERFLIIPFGLLYSEVTASSLVKINLQGEIVDRGSTNLGVNQAGFTLHSAIYAARPDVKCIVHIHTSAGGAVSAMKCGLLPISPEALSLGEVAYHDYQGILVDEEESTLIQRNLGPNSKVLILRNHGLVSVGETVEEAFYYIHNLVTACEIQVRTLASAGGPDNLVLLDPTKYKSRPRVPEPAVDGPSTHPKWLVGEQEFEALMRMLDNLGYRTGYPYRCPALRDKAKKHSEVEIAPSTHGGYSYGEDSDSGARSPMKQSFQRGQRDKTRWLNAGGRPDEPCEDGPDGSSPKSKPKVWTNITHDHVKPLLQSLSSGVCVPSCITNCLWTKEDGLRQSAAANQFIPMNTNPKEVLEMRNKIREQNLQDITTAGPQSQVLCASTMVERSFTQGELVTASKAIIEKEYQPKVIVSKQGPNPFTKLTDQELEEYRKEVEQKQKGPEVQGRDDSREGSASSVPYPEPETLPRGRSSVSTPLQSATVSPSLEIAPAPSATPASSSIVLSSGAEPAQGGTDSADDVFSTAEEVFSAPDSPHKEFHCAVVRALSKEPSAVQAAKAEQAPDQEQLEEPEEAEPKSQKPTATPPSTPIRAEEGDGNSKEYLLP; via the exons ATGAACGGCAACTCAGGTGCCGGCGTGGTGACggccccccctcccaccacaGCCCCACACAAGGAGCGGTACTTCGACCGGGTGGATGAGAGCAGCCCGGAGTACCAGAGGGAGAGAAACATGGCACCCGACCTGCGGCAGGACTTCAACATGATGGAGCAGAGGAAGAGGGTCTCCATGATACTACAGAGTCCG GCATTCTGCGATGAGCTGGAGACAATGATCCAGGATCAGCTGAAGAAGGGGAAGACACCCACTAGCCTGTTGGCTCTGCAGCAGATCGCAGACTTCATGACCACCAGCATGCCTTCCATGTATCCCGCTGCACCTCAGGGAGGCATGGCGGCACTCAACATGA GTTTGGGTATGGTGACTCCAGTGAATGATCTGCGTGGCTCAGACTCTATTTCCTATGACAAGGACGAGAAGTTGCTCCGCTGCAAGCTGGCTGCCTTTTATCGGCTCGCTGACTTGTTCGGCTGGTCCGAGCTCATCTACAACCACATCACA GTCAGGGTGAACTCAGACCAGGAGCGCTTCCTAATTATCCCCTTTGGGCTCCTGTACAGTGAAGTCACCGCTTCCAGTCTG GTGAAGATAAACCTTCAAGGTGAGATAGTTGACCGGGGAAGCACCAATCTCGGGGTCAACCAGGCCGGCTTCACTCTCCACTCTGCCATCTACGCTGCACGGCCCGATGTCAAGTGTATcgtacatatacatacatccGCTGGTGGTGCG GTGTCCGCCATGAAATGCGGCCTGTTGCCCATCTCACCTGAGGCACTGTCCCTGGGTGAGGTGGCCTATCATGACTACCAAGGCATACTGGTCGATGAGGAAGAAAGTACCCTCATACAGAGGAACCTTGGGCCTAACAGCAAG GTGCTCATTCTGAGGAACCATGGCTTGGTGTCTGTAGGCGAAACAGTGGAGGAAGCTTTCTATTACATCCACAATCTGGTCACTGCCTGTGAGATCCAG GTGCGAACACTGGCCAGCGCTGGAGGGCCCGATAATCTGGTGTTGTTGGATCCAACGAAATACAAGTCCCGCCCACGGGTCCCGGAGCCAGCCGTCGATGGGCCTTCTACACACCCCAAGTGGCTAGTTGGGGAGCAGGAGTTTGAGGCTCTCATGAGAATGCTCGACAACTTG GGCTACAGGACGGGCTACCCTTACCGCTGCCCAGCATTGCGAGACAAAGCTAAAAAGCACAGTGAAGTGGAGATCGCTCCCTCCACCCACGGTGGTTACTCATACGGGGAGGACAGTGACTCAGGTGCTCGCTCCCCAATGAAACAGAGCTTCCAGCGCGGCCAGCGTGACAAGACCCGCTGGCTCAATGCCGGCGGCCGGCCTGACGAGCCCTGCGAGGATGGGCCCGACGGCAGCAGCCCCAAGTCGAAGCCTAAGGTGTGGACGAACATAACACACGATCACGTCAAACCCTTGCTGCAGTCTCTCTCGTCTGGTGTCTGCGTGCCAAGCTGTATAACCAACTGCTTG TGGACAAAGGAAGACGGACTCCGCCAGTCTGCCGCGGCCAATCAGTTCATCCCAATGAACACCAACCCAAAGGAAGTCCTGGAAATGAGGAATAAG ATCCGGGAGCAGAACCTGCAGGACATAACCACAGCAGGGCCCCAGTCTCAGGTTCTGTGTGCCAGCACCATGGTGGAACGCTCCTTCACCCAG GGGGAGCTAGTGACCGCATCCAAAGCCATCATCGAGAAGGAGTACCAACCCAAGGTTATCGTCAGCAAGCAGGGTCCCAACCCCTTCACCAAACTCACCGACCAGGAGCTGGAGGAGTACCGCAAGGAGGTGGAGCAGAAACAGAAAGGGCCTGAAG TGCAGGGACGAGACGATAGTAGGGAGGGATCAGCCTCCAGCGTACCCTATCCTGAGCCTGAAACGCTACCGAGGGGTCGATCCTCCGTCTCCACACCTCTGCAGTCTGCCACTGTGTCACCCAGCTTAGAGATAGCCCCAGCTCCGAGTGCCACACCGGCCTCTTCCTCCATCGTCCTCTCCAGTGGGGCTGAGCCAGCTCAGGGCGGCACAGACTCTGCAGACGACGTTTTTTCGACCGCAGAAGAGGTTTTTTCAGCTCCAGATTCCCCACACAAGGAGTTCCACTGCGCCGTGGTGCGAGCCCTCAGCAAGGAGCCGTCAGCAGTACAGGCAGCTAAGGCAGAGCAGGCTCCAG ACCAGGAGCAGCTTGAAGAGCCTGAGGAGGCAGAGCCCAAAAGCCAGAAACCCACCGCCACTCCACCCAGCACCCCCATCAGAGCAGAGGAAG GAGATGGAAATTCAAAAGAGTACCTGTTGCCATA A
- the add1 gene encoding alpha-adducin isoform X6 has protein sequence MNGNSGAGVVTAPPPTTAPHKERYFDRVDESSPEYQRERNMAPDLRQDFNMMEQRKRVSMILQSPAFCDELETMIQDQLKKGKTPTSLLALQQIADFMTTSMPSMYPAAPQGGMAALNMSLGMVTPVNDLRGSDSISYDKDEKLLRCKLAAFYRLADLFGWSELIYNHITVRVNSDQERFLIIPFGLLYSEVTASSLVKINLQGEIVDRGSTNLGVNQAGFTLHSAIYAARPDVKCIVHIHTSAGGAVSAMKCGLLPISPEALSLGEVAYHDYQGILVDEEESTLIQRNLGPNSKVLILRNHGLVSVGETVEEAFYYIHNLVTACEIQVRTLASAGGPDNLVLLDPTKYKSRPRVPEPAVDGPSTHPKWLVGEQEFEALMRMLDNLGYRTGYPYRCPALRDKAKKHSEVEIAPSTHGGYSYGEDSDSGARSPMKQSFQRGQRDKTRWLNAGGRPDEPCEDGPDGSSPKSKPKVWTNITHDHVKPLLQSLSSGVCVPSCITNCLWTKEDGLRQSAAANQFIPMNTNPKEVLEMRNKIREQNLQDITTAGPQSQVLCASTMVERSFTQGELVTASKAIIEKEYQPKVIVSKQGPNPFTKLTDQELEEYRKEVEQKQKGPEVQGRDDSREGSASSVPYPEPETLPRGRSSVSTPLQSATVSPSLEIAPAPSATPASSSIVLSSGAEPAQGGTDSADDVFSTAEEVFSAPDSPHKEFHCAVVRALSKEPSAVQAAKAEQAPDQEQLEEPEEAEPKSQKPTATPPSTPIRAEEGDGNSKEYLLP, from the exons ATGAACGGCAACTCAGGTGCCGGCGTGGTGACggccccccctcccaccacaGCCCCACACAAGGAGCGGTACTTCGACCGGGTGGATGAGAGCAGCCCGGAGTACCAGAGGGAGAGAAACATGGCACCCGACCTGCGGCAGGACTTCAACATGATGGAGCAGAGGAAGAGGGTCTCCATGATACTACAGAGTCCG GCATTCTGCGATGAGCTGGAGACAATGATCCAGGATCAGCTGAAGAAGGGGAAGACACCCACTAGCCTGTTGGCTCTGCAGCAGATCGCAGACTTCATGACCACCAGCATGCCTTCCATGTATCCCGCTGCACCTCAGGGAGGCATGGCGGCACTCAACATGA GTTTGGGTATGGTGACTCCAGTGAATGATCTGCGTGGCTCAGACTCTATTTCCTATGACAAGGACGAGAAGTTGCTCCGCTGCAAGCTGGCTGCCTTTTATCGGCTCGCTGACTTGTTCGGCTGGTCCGAGCTCATCTACAACCACATCACA GTCAGGGTGAACTCAGACCAGGAGCGCTTCCTAATTATCCCCTTTGGGCTCCTGTACAGTGAAGTCACCGCTTCCAGTCTG GTGAAGATAAACCTTCAAGGTGAGATAGTTGACCGGGGAAGCACCAATCTCGGGGTCAACCAGGCCGGCTTCACTCTCCACTCTGCCATCTACGCTGCACGGCCCGATGTCAAGTGTATcgtacatatacatacatccGCTGGTGGTGCG GTGTCCGCCATGAAATGCGGCCTGTTGCCCATCTCACCTGAGGCACTGTCCCTGGGTGAGGTGGCCTATCATGACTACCAAGGCATACTGGTCGATGAGGAAGAAAGTACCCTCATACAGAGGAACCTTGGGCCTAACAGCAAG GTGCTCATTCTGAGGAACCATGGCTTGGTGTCTGTAGGCGAAACAGTGGAGGAAGCTTTCTATTACATCCACAATCTGGTCACTGCCTGTGAGATCCAG GTGCGAACACTGGCCAGCGCTGGAGGGCCCGATAATCTGGTGTTGTTGGATCCAACGAAATACAAGTCCCGCCCACGGGTCCCGGAGCCAGCCGTCGATGGGCCTTCTACACACCCCAAGTGGCTAGTTGGGGAGCAGGAGTTTGAGGCTCTCATGAGAATGCTCGACAACTTG GGCTACAGGACGGGCTACCCTTACCGCTGCCCAGCATTGCGAGACAAAGCTAAAAAGCACAGTGAAGTGGAGATCGCTCCCTCCACCCACGGTGGTTACTCATACGGGGAGGACAGTGACTCAGGTGCTCGCTCCCCAATGAAACAGAGCTTCCAGCGCGGCCAGCGTGACAAGACCCGCTGGCTCAATGCCGGCGGCCGGCCTGACGAGCCCTGCGAGGATGGGCCCGACGGCAGCAGCCCCAAGTCGAAGCCTAAGGTGTGGACGAACATAACACACGATCACGTCAAACCCTTGCTGCAGTCTCTCTCGTCTGGTGTCTGCGTGCCAAGCTGTATAACCAACTGCTTG TGGACAAAGGAAGACGGACTCCGCCAGTCTGCCGCGGCCAATCAGTTCATCCCAATGAACACCAACCCAAAGGAAGTCCTGGAAATGAGGAATAAG ATCCGGGAGCAGAACCTGCAGGACATAACCACAGCAGGGCCCCAGTCTCAGGTTCTGTGTGCCAGCACCATGGTGGAACGCTCCTTCACCCAG GGGGAGCTAGTGACCGCATCCAAAGCCATCATCGAGAAGGAGTACCAACCCAAGGTTATCGTCAGCAAGCAGGGTCCCAACCCCTTCACCAAACTCACCGACCAGGAGCTGGAGGAGTACCGCAAGGAGGTGGAGCAGAAACAGAAAGGGCCTGAAG TGCAGGGACGAGACGATAGTAGGGAGGGATCAGCCTCCAGCGTACCCTATCCTGAGCCTGAAACGCTACCGAGGGGTCGATCCTCCGTCTCCACACCTCTGCAGTCTGCCACTGTGTCACCCAGCTTAGAGATAGCCCCAGCTCCGAGTGCCACACCGGCCTCTTCCTCCATCGTCCTCTCCAGTGGGGCTGAGCCAGCTCAGGGCGGCACAGACTCTGCAGACGACGTTTTTTCGACCGCAGAAGAGGTTTTTTCAGCTCCAGATTCCCCACACAAGGAGTTCCACTGCGCCGTGGTGCGAGCCCTCAGCAAGGAGCCGTCAGCAGTACAGGCAGCTAAGGCAGAGCAGGCTCCAG ACCAGGAGCAGCTTGAAGAGCCTGAGGAGGCAGAGCCCAAAAGCCAGAAACCCACCGCCACTCCACCCAGCACCCCCATCAGAGCAGAGGAAG GAGATGGAAATTCAAAAGAGTACCTGTTGCCATAG